AGCGCGCTGGGGGAGCTGTCGGCCGCGGAGCCGGCGGCGGCGGAGCGGCCGCGGGCCCGGCGGCGCACCAAGGCCGAACGCGGGGAGACCGGGCGTGGTGAGACCGCACGCGCGGAGACCGGGCGCGCGGAGGGCGAACGGACCGGTGGCGACGGGGAGTCGCGGTCGGGACGGCGCGGGCGGGCGCGGGCCGCCGAGCCGGTCGGCGATCCGGCGGACCGGGCCCGGGACATCTGCCTGCGGCTGCTCACCGGGGCCGCCAAGTCCCGCAAGCAGCTGGCCGACGCGCTGCGCCGCAAGGAGATCCCGGACGAGGTGGCCGAGCAGGTGCTGTCCCGGCTGGAGGAGGTCGGGCTGATCGACGACGCCGCCTTCGCCGAAGCCTGGGTGGAGTCCCGGCACGCGGTGCGCGGGCTGTCCCGGCGGGCGCTGGCGCAGGAGTTGCGGACCAAGGGCGTCGTCGGGGAGGCCGCCGAGCGGGCCCTGCTCCAGGTGGACGCCGAGGACGAGTCGGAGGCCGCCCGGGCGTTGGCGGCCCGGAAGTTGCGCTCCACCGCCGGGCTGGACCGGGACGTCCGGATTCGGCGGCTGGTCGGGGTGCTGGCCCGGCGCGGCTACGCCGAGGGCCTGGCGTACCGGGTGGTCCGGGAGGCGCTGGACGCGGAAGGCGCCGACGGCGCGGAGGAGGGTGCGGAGGACTGGGCGGACGCGGACGACTGACCACGGGCAGGGGCCGCGGGCCGCGGGACGAGACGTGGTGCGGTGCGATGTGATGACTGGTGATCAGATCGCCGGAGCCAATTCTCGATCGCATCTTGACCGTTTCGTAACCTCGGCCTAGCCTCACACTCAGTGGCAGGACGATCGCGGAGGTCGCCTCGGCGGTAGCGTGAGCAGGACGGGGAGTGGCCGGATGGGCATCGCTCAGGGCACCGAAACGGGTTCCTCCCTGCTGCTGGCGGCCGGAGTGCTGATCGGCGCCCTGGTGCTGGTGCTGGCCGCCGGGTTCCTGATGCTCCGGCAGCGCCGGGCCGAACTCGACCGCCGCGAGGAGCGGTTGACCTCCGAACTGCACCGCCTGCACGCGCACGAGGACGAACTCGCCGCCCGCGCCGCCGACGCCGAGCGGGTGCGCGACGAACTAGCCGACCAGGCCGTGGAGAACCGCCTGCTGCTGGAGCGCACCGCCGGGCTGACCGCCGCCCAGGCCCGTGAGGAGATCGTCCGGGCCGCCGAGTCGGAGGCCCGCCGGGAAGCCGCGCTGAGCGTCCGGGAGATCGAGCGGCGGGCGGTCACCGAGGGCGAGGGCCGGGCCCGGGAGATCATCGCCTCGTCCGTCCAGCGGCTGGCCGCCGAGCACACCGCCGACACCGTGGTCACCACCCTGCGGCTGCCCAGCGAGGACATGAAGGGCCGGGTGATCGGGCGCGAGGGCCGCAACATCCGCGCCTTCGAGGCCGTCACCGGCGTCAACCTGATCGTCGACGACACCCCCGGACTGGTGCAGCTCTCCTGCTTCGACCCGGTCCGCCGGGAGAGCGCCCGGCTCACCCTGGAGGCGCTGCTGGTCGACGGGCGCATCCACCCGGCGCGGATCGAGGAGGCGCACGAGCGCAGCCGGGCCGAGGTCGAGCGGCTCTGCGTCCGGGCCGGGGAGGACGCGCTGCTCACCGTCGGGATCGGCGCGAGCGGCGAGATGTCGCCCGAACTGGTCCGCACGCTGGGCACGTTGCGCTACCGCACCTCGTACGGGCAGAACGTGCTCGGGCACCTGGTGGAGTCCGCGCACCTGGCCGGGATGATGGCCGCGGAGCTCGGCGTCGACCCCGAGCAGGTGCGCCGGGCCGCGCTGCTGCACGACATCGGCAAGGCGCTCAGCCACCGGGTGCCGGGCAGTCACGCCGCGATCGGCGCGGAGTTCGCCCGTCGGCACGGCGAGGCGGAGGAGGTCGTGCACGCGATAGCGGCGCACCACGGCGAGATCGAGGCGAAGACCGTCGAGGCGGTGCTCACCCAGGCCGCCGACGCCTGCTCGGCCGGGCGGCCGGGCGCGCGCAAGGAGTCGGTGGAGGCGTACGTCCGCCGGCTGGAGCGGCTGGAGGAGATCGCCCGGGCGCACGAGGGCGTCACCAAGGTCTACGCGATGCAGGCCGGCCGGGAGGTCCGGGTCATGGTGCAGCCGGAGGCGGTGGACGACCTGCGGGCGCAGGAGATCGCCAAGGAGGTCGCCCGGCAGGTCCGGGAGGAGCTGACCTACCCGGGGCAGATCCGGATCACGGTGGTGCGGGAGTCGCGGGCGACCGAGGTCGCCCGCTAGGACCCGTCTTCGAACCCCCGCCGTCGGACCCCGGCGCGAGGGAGGCCGGTCAGCCCTTGGTCCGTTCCTGCTCCAGGCCCGGCTTGGGGGTGAGCGGGGCGGTCAGGGCGTGCAGGGTCTCGGGCTGGAGGCCGGGGGTGGTGCCCAGCAGGTGGCCGTCGGGGCGGATCAGCAGGACGGTGTGCGGGGTGGCGCCGGGGTAGCCGTCGGTGACCAGGACCTCGGTGGGGACGGGGAGGGCGGCGGCGAGTTCGGCGAGGCGGGGCATCAGGCCGGCGCCGAGCCAGTGCTCGGCGGACCAGACGGTGGTGCCGGGGGCGACCAGGACCAACAGGAACGGGCCGCCGAGGCGGGCCCGGAGGGTGTCCGCGGCGCCGTCGGCGGTGACCACCGGGAGGTCGGGGACCAGGACGCCGGGGGCGGTGGCCGGGAGCTGCTCGGTGAGCGAGGTGCCGCGGCCGGCGCCGCGCTGCTCGGGGACGCGGGGGACGACGCCGGAGGGCGCGGCCGGGTAGGCGGGGGCGCCGCCGAAGCGGCCGGTGCCGAGCTGGCCGTCGGCGAGCAGCGGGGCGTGCTTGCGGAAGGAGCCGGAGATCAGCGCCCGCCGGGTCTCGGCCCAGCCGCGCAGCGGGCGCAGCAGCGGCATGCTCTGGTCGACGGCGCGCAGCCGGGCGCCGACCGCGCCGCGGCGCTCGGCCTCGTAGCCGTCCAGCAGGGCGCGGTCGGCGCGCTCGGTGCCGGGGGGCAGGTGCCAGGCGAGGGCGAGTCGCCAGGCGAGGTTGTCGGCGTCGCGCAGGCCGTCGGCGAGGTTCTGCATGCCGAGGGCGCCGTGCAGGTGGGCGGCGTCGCCGGCGAGGAAGCAGCGGCCGGTGCGGAAGCGGCCGGCCAGCCGCTGCTGGTAGGTGTGGTCGGCGGCGGCCAGCAGCTGGTGGGGCGGGAGTTCGCCGCACCAGCCGGTGAGCGCGGCGGTGACCCGGGTGAGCAGGGTGTCGCCGGTGACGATGCCGGGCCAGGTGGCGTGCGGGTCGACGGGCTCGGTGGGCTGGGGGCGGCCTGGGGGCAGCCGCCAGTCGAGCCGCCACAGGCCGTCGGGCAGCGGGCGGGCGGAAGCTTCGCGGTCGCCGCGCCACGGGGGTTCGCGATGCAGCCGGGCCTCGCCGGGGAAGGGGAGGTCGACCCGGACGGTGGCGACGGCGTGCCGGTCGACGGCGGGCCGGCCGGGGAAGCGCACCTTGAGCAGCTTGCGGACGGTGGAGCGGGCGCCGTCGCAGCCGACCAGGTGGCTGCCGTGCCACCAGGCGTCCTCCCCGGCGGAGGTGGTGCGGACCGCCACCCCGTCGCGGTCCTGGGCGAGTTCGACCACCCGGTGGCGCGGCAGCAGGCGGATCAGCGGGGCGGCGGCGACGGCGTCGCGCAGGCCGCGCTGCAGGCGGTGCTGGGCGAGGTGCAGGACGGGTTCGGCGTCCAGCGGCAGGCGCAGCACCTCGGCCCGGCGGCGCCAGACGGTGAAGGCGTCCCAGCGGGCGGCGTCGGAGACCACCCGGGTGTAGCCGATCCGGGCCAGGAAGGCGGCGGTGTCGCCGCCGAGCACGACGGTGCGGGGGCTTTCCGGGCTCACGCCGGTGCCCTCGTCCAGGACGGTGCTGGGCACGTCGTTGCGGGCCAGGGCGAGGGCCAGGGCGAGACCGACCGGCCCGGCCCCGACGATGATCACCGCGTCCATGCCGGGGCCTTCGGGCGGGCGGCCGCGGCCGCCGGTGCGTCATATGCCGGGTGGGAGGTCCCAGGTGGTGTCACGAAGAGCAATGCAACAGATCACCTGGGTGTCCGTCAAGCAGCGGACGTGCGGCGGGGCTTCGCGCCGCGACGGCCGCGGGACTCGATCCAGCGGGCCAGGCCGCCGAGGGCGAGGCACATGGCGATGTAGATCGGGGTGATCACCAGGACGACCGGGATGTACGGGTAGCCGTCGGAGTTGGAGGCGATCAGCTTGCCCACGTACAGCAGCTCGGGGTACGTGATGATGTAGCCGAGCGAGGTGTCCTTGAGGGTGACGACCAGCTGGCCGATGATCGCGGGCAGCATGGTCCGGACCGCCTGCGGGACGAGCACCAGGCTCATCACCTGGGTCTTGCGCAGGCCCAGGGCGTGGGCCGCCTCGGACTGGCCGCGCGGGACGGCGTTGATGCCGGAGCGGATGATCTCGGCCTGCACGGCGCCGTTGTAGAGGACCAGGCCGATGACCAGGCCCCACATCGGCTGGGCGGTGAACACCGCCTGGTAGAGCGCGAAGATCATGATCACCAGCGGCATGGCCCGGAAGAACTGGACCACCGCGGTGCACACCGCCCGCACCGGGCGGTGGTCGGACAGCCGCCCGACCGCGAGCAGCGAGCCGAGCACCAGCGAGCCGACCGCGGCCAGGCCGAAGGCCTTCAGGGTGGCCAGGACGCCGTCGAGGATGCGCTGCTGGACGGCGGTGTACTGGAAGGAGTCCCAGAGCCAGCCGTCGAACTGGCCCTGGTCGGCCAGGGTGGAGACGACCCACCAGAGCAGGGCGGCGATGCCGAGCGCGCCGAGCGCGCCGAGCAGCAGGTAGCGCCGCCGGGCCCGCGGGCCGGGGACGTCGTACAGGACGGAGGCGGTGCGGGTGCTCATCGGGTCACCGCCGTGCGCCGCTCCAGGGCGGAGACGACCGTGCCGATCGCGAAGCTGATCACCAGGTAGGCCAGGGCCACCCAGAAGAAGATGGCGAAGATGGCGTACCCCTTCTCGGTCAGGGTCTTCTGCACGCTGAACAGCTCGAACACGTTGAAGGCGCCGGCGATGGCCGAGTTACGGGGCAGCGCGATGAACACCGAGCCCATCGGCGCGGTCACCGCCCGGGCCGCCTGCGGCAGCACCACCAGGCCGAGGGTCTGGCCGAAGCCCATGCCCAGCGAGCGGGCGGCCTCGGCCTGGCCCAGCGGCACCGTGTTGATGCCCGCGCGCAGCACCTCGCAGACGAAGCTGCCGGTGTAGACGCTGAGCGCGGCCACGGCGGCGGTGAAGCTGCTGATGTGCACGTCCAGCCGCGGCAGCACGAAGGTCACCGCGAAGAACAGCAGGGTCAGCGGGGTGTTGCGGAAGATCGTCACCCAGGTGCCGCCGAAGGCCCGCAGCACCGGGACCGGCGAGACGCGGAAGGCCGCCAGCATGAAGCCCAGCAGCAGGGCGAACAGGGCACTGAGCGCGCTCAGTTCGAGCGTTCCCAGGAACCCGCGGACGAACAGCGAGAAGTTGCCGTCCTCGAACGGTATGCCCATGCCGGCGGCCCTCCTTTCTCGGTATCGGTCGGGTCGGGCGTCAGGCGGTCGGGTCCAGCGCGGGGACGGACGGCGCGGCCGAGCCGGACAGGCCCAGGGTGGCGTCGTACGCCTTCTTCCAGTCGCCGTTGTCCTCGTGCTTCTTGAGGGCGTCGTTGATCGCCTTCTGCAGCACCGCGTCGCCCTTCTTCAGGCCGACGCCGTAGCGCTCGGTGGAGAACGGCTCGCCGACGACCTTGAGCTTGCCCTGGTTCTTCGCGGCGTAGCCCTTGAGGATCGCGTCGTCGGTGGTGACCGCGTCGACCTCCTTGGTGAGCAGCTTCTCCACGCAGAGCGAGTAGCTCTCGAAGGTGGTGACCTTGGCGCCGTACTTGTTGATGTTGTCGACCGAGGTCGAACCGGTGACGGTGCAGACCGCCTTGCCGCTGGTCGACTTCGCGTCGGTGATGGAGGTGTCGTCCTTGTTCACCAGCAGCGACTGGCCGGCGATGTAGTACGGGCCGGCGAAGTCGATCTGCTTCTTGCGGTTGTCGTTGATCGAGTAGGTGCCGACGTAGTAGTCGATCTGGTCGCCGGAGATCGAGGTCTCGCGGGCGCTGGAGTTGATCGTGGTGAACTCGACCTGGTCTGCGGAGAAGCCGAGGTCGGCGGCGATCATCTTGGCGATCTCGATGTCGAAGCCGTTGCGCTTGCCGGTCTGCACGTCCTCGAAGCCGAGGAACGGCTGGTCCGACTTGGCGCCGATGCGGAGCTTGCCGCTCGCCTTGGCCTTGGTCCACACCGGCGAGCCGTCCAGCTTGGCGTCGGCGTTCACCTGGTAGGTCGGCAGCTGGGGGGCGGCCGAGCCGCCCTTCGCGCCGGCGTCCGAGTTCGGGGTGCCGTCCTTGCCGCAGGCCGCGACCGCGGTCAGGGCGAGCACGGACAGGGCGGCGGCTACGGTACGACGGGCCTTCATGCGGTCGTTCTCTCCTCGGTAGGGGCCATCGCTGGCTCCGGGCAAATGCGAACTGACGCTAGATCAATGTCGGACTCAGTGGTGCAGGATCTTCGAGAGGAAGTCCTTGGCGCGGTCGCTGCGCGGCGCGGTGAAGAACGCCTCCGGGGTGTTCTCCTCCACGATCCGGCCGTCCGCCATGAACAGGACGCGGTTGGCGGCCGAGCGTGCGAAGCCCATCTCGTGGGTCACCACCACCATGGTCATGCCCTTGGCGGCGAGCGAACGCATCACCTCCAGCACCTCGTTGACCATCTCCGGGTCGAGGGCCGAGGT
This is a stretch of genomic DNA from Kitasatospora fiedleri. It encodes these proteins:
- a CDS encoding amino acid ABC transporter permease, which produces MGIPFEDGNFSLFVRGFLGTLELSALSALFALLLGFMLAAFRVSPVPVLRAFGGTWVTIFRNTPLTLLFFAVTFVLPRLDVHISSFTAAVAALSVYTGSFVCEVLRAGINTVPLGQAEAARSLGMGFGQTLGLVVLPQAARAVTAPMGSVFIALPRNSAIAGAFNVFELFSVQKTLTEKGYAIFAIFFWVALAYLVISFAIGTVVSALERRTAVTR
- a CDS encoding glutamate ABC transporter substrate-binding protein — translated: MKARRTVAAALSVLALTAVAACGKDGTPNSDAGAKGGSAAPQLPTYQVNADAKLDGSPVWTKAKASGKLRIGAKSDQPFLGFEDVQTGKRNGFDIEIAKMIAADLGFSADQVEFTTINSSARETSISGDQIDYYVGTYSINDNRKKQIDFAGPYYIAGQSLLVNKDDTSITDAKSTSGKAVCTVTGSTSVDNINKYGAKVTTFESYSLCVEKLLTKEVDAVTTDDAILKGYAAKNQGKLKVVGEPFSTERYGVGLKKGDAVLQKAINDALKKHEDNGDWKKAYDATLGLSGSAAPSVPALDPTA
- a CDS encoding regulatory protein RecX translates to MTRHQQHDHPAPGPSEDGPGAGVPGDTGDHGSGDGPPDWFAAVAGEEEEPVPESDGPPDWFAAAAEEPAAPVGELPGLVRASELPGGRRRRRSALGELSAAEPAAAERPRARRRTKAERGETGRGETARAETGRAEGERTGGDGESRSGRRGRARAAEPVGDPADRARDICLRLLTGAAKSRKQLADALRRKEIPDEVAEQVLSRLEEVGLIDDAAFAEAWVESRHAVRGLSRRALAQELRTKGVVGEAAERALLQVDAEDESEAARALAARKLRSTAGLDRDVRIRRLVGVLARRGYAEGLAYRVVREALDAEGADGAEEGAEDWADADD
- a CDS encoding amino acid ABC transporter permease, which gives rise to MSTRTASVLYDVPGPRARRRYLLLGALGALGIAALLWWVVSTLADQGQFDGWLWDSFQYTAVQQRILDGVLATLKAFGLAAVGSLVLGSLLAVGRLSDHRPVRAVCTAVVQFFRAMPLVIMIFALYQAVFTAQPMWGLVIGLVLYNGAVQAEIIRSGINAVPRGQSEAAHALGLRKTQVMSLVLVPQAVRTMLPAIIGQLVVTLKDTSLGYIITYPELLYVGKLIASNSDGYPYIPVVLVITPIYIAMCLALGGLARWIESRGRRGAKPRRTSAA
- the rny gene encoding ribonuclease Y codes for the protein MGIAQGTETGSSLLLAAGVLIGALVLVLAAGFLMLRQRRAELDRREERLTSELHRLHAHEDELAARAADAERVRDELADQAVENRLLLERTAGLTAAQAREEIVRAAESEARREAALSVREIERRAVTEGEGRAREIIASSVQRLAAEHTADTVVTTLRLPSEDMKGRVIGREGRNIRAFEAVTGVNLIVDDTPGLVQLSCFDPVRRESARLTLEALLVDGRIHPARIEEAHERSRAEVERLCVRAGEDALLTVGIGASGEMSPELVRTLGTLRYRTSYGQNVLGHLVESAHLAGMMAAELGVDPEQVRRAALLHDIGKALSHRVPGSHAAIGAEFARRHGEAEEVVHAIAAHHGEIEAKTVEAVLTQAADACSAGRPGARKESVEAYVRRLERLEEIARAHEGVTKVYAMQAGREVRVMVQPEAVDDLRAQEIAKEVARQVREELTYPGQIRITVVRESRATEVAR
- a CDS encoding FAD-dependent monooxygenase translates to MDAVIIVGAGPVGLALALALARNDVPSTVLDEGTGVSPESPRTVVLGGDTAAFLARIGYTRVVSDAARWDAFTVWRRRAEVLRLPLDAEPVLHLAQHRLQRGLRDAVAAAPLIRLLPRHRVVELAQDRDGVAVRTTSAGEDAWWHGSHLVGCDGARSTVRKLLKVRFPGRPAVDRHAVATVRVDLPFPGEARLHREPPWRGDREASARPLPDGLWRLDWRLPPGRPQPTEPVDPHATWPGIVTGDTLLTRVTAALTGWCGELPPHQLLAAADHTYQQRLAGRFRTGRCFLAGDAAHLHGALGMQNLADGLRDADNLAWRLALAWHLPPGTERADRALLDGYEAERRGAVGARLRAVDQSMPLLRPLRGWAETRRALISGSFRKHAPLLADGQLGTGRFGGAPAYPAAPSGVVPRVPEQRGAGRGTSLTEQLPATAPGVLVPDLPVVTADGAADTLRARLGGPFLLVLVAPGTTVWSAEHWLGAGLMPRLAELAAALPVPTEVLVTDGYPGATPHTVLLIRPDGHLLGTTPGLQPETLHALTAPLTPKPGLEQERTKG